A genomic stretch from Bosea sp. F3-2 includes:
- a CDS encoding Xaa-Pro peptidase family protein: MAQHFTPAEFARRREALLAAMQAGRLDALFLFQQESMFWLTGYDTFGFCFFQCLVVRADGTMALLTRSADLRQAQHTSNLGDIRIWKDGRDANPASDLLALARDLGLSGKRIGVEFESYGLVASNYRKLDTAFTGQAELVDASTIVTRLRAVKSAEEIVYVRRAAALADAADRAALDMIRAGADEGEILAAQHNAIFAGGGDYPANEFIIGSDSDALLCRYKSGRRRLDANDQITLEFAGVDRHYHVAAMRTVVVGDPRPLHRPYHAAARDALLACEAALKPGRTAGDVFAAHARIFDEHGLAQHRLNACGYSLGAKFTPSWMDWPMFYEANDWEIVPGMVMFAHMILMDSDSATAMCLGRTYLVGAGGAEALNLPDLDLVLR, encoded by the coding sequence ATGGCCCAGCATTTCACCCCCGCTGAATTCGCCCGCCGCCGTGAAGCCCTCCTCGCCGCGATGCAGGCCGGCCGGCTCGACGCGCTCTTCCTGTTCCAGCAGGAATCGATGTTCTGGCTGACCGGCTACGACACCTTCGGTTTCTGCTTCTTCCAATGCCTCGTCGTCAGGGCCGACGGCACCATGGCGCTGCTGACTCGCTCAGCCGACCTGCGGCAGGCACAGCACACCTCCAACCTCGGCGACATCCGCATCTGGAAGGACGGCCGCGACGCCAATCCGGCCAGCGACCTTCTGGCGCTGGCGCGCGATCTCGGCCTGTCCGGCAAGCGCATCGGCGTCGAGTTCGAGTCCTATGGCCTCGTCGCCTCGAACTACCGCAAGCTGGACACAGCCTTCACCGGCCAGGCCGAGCTCGTTGATGCCTCGACGATCGTCACGCGGCTGCGCGCCGTGAAATCGGCCGAGGAGATCGTCTATGTCCGCCGCGCTGCGGCGCTTGCGGACGCGGCCGACCGGGCAGCGCTTGACATGATCCGGGCCGGCGCCGACGAGGGCGAGATCCTCGCCGCCCAGCACAATGCGATCTTCGCTGGCGGCGGCGACTATCCGGCCAATGAGTTCATCATCGGATCGGACAGTGACGCCCTGCTCTGCCGCTACAAGTCCGGCCGGCGCAGGCTCGACGCCAACGATCAGATCACCCTCGAATTCGCTGGGGTCGATCGGCACTACCACGTCGCGGCGATGCGCACCGTCGTGGTCGGCGATCCCCGCCCGCTGCACCGCCCCTATCATGCCGCCGCCCGCGACGCGCTGCTCGCCTGCGAGGCCGCATTGAAGCCCGGCCGCACCGCCGGCGATGTCTTCGCGGCGCATGCCCGCATCTTCGACGAGCACGGCCTCGCGCAGCACCGACTCAATGCCTGCGGCTATTCGCTGGGTGCCAAGTTCACACCGTCCTGGATGGACTGGCCGATGTTCTACGAGGCCAATGACTGGGAGATCGTGCCGGGCATGGTGATGTTCGCCCACATGATCCTGATGGATTCCGACAGCGCGACCGCCATGTGCCTGGGCCGCACCTATCTGGTGGGCGCGGGCGGCGCCGAGGCGCTGAATTTGCCTGATCTGGACCTCGTCCTCCGTTAA
- a CDS encoding accessory factor UbiK family protein, whose product MVNPGNRILDDIARLATDAAGAAQGVRREVETVVKTQIERLLRDLDVVTREEFEAVREMALIAREENDKLAARLAALEEKLGKS is encoded by the coding sequence ATGGTGAACCCCGGCAACCGCATCCTCGACGACATTGCCCGCCTCGCCACCGATGCGGCCGGAGCCGCGCAGGGCGTGCGCCGCGAGGTCGAGACCGTCGTGAAGACCCAGATCGAGCGCCTGCTGCGCGATCTCGACGTCGTCACCCGCGAGGAATTCGAGGCGGTGCGCGAGATGGCGCTGATCGCCCGTGAGGAGAACGACAAGCTCGCCGCCCGCCTCGCAGCGCTCGAGGAGAAGCTGGGCAAGTCCTGA
- a CDS encoding YbjN domain-containing protein — translation MMDLDMDAELDRPSNPLDLFERLAALNGWTFDRDSEDELSVAVTGGWSEYHVAITWLAEVEALHIACAFDLKVPERRRSEVLQLVSLVNEQLWLGHFDLWSTESVVMYRHALLLSGGAEPTDEQAAALVKTAVEACERYYQAFQFVVWAGKTAKEGMEGAILETVGEA, via the coding sequence ATGATGGACCTCGATATGGATGCCGAGCTGGATCGGCCTTCCAACCCGCTCGACCTGTTCGAACGCCTTGCCGCTCTCAACGGTTGGACCTTCGACCGCGACAGCGAGGACGAGCTTTCGGTCGCGGTGACCGGCGGCTGGTCGGAATATCACGTCGCGATCACCTGGCTCGCGGAGGTCGAGGCGCTGCACATCGCCTGTGCCTTCGACCTCAAGGTGCCGGAGCGGCGGCGCAGCGAGGTGCTGCAGCTCGTGAGCCTGGTCAATGAGCAGCTCTGGCTCGGCCATTTCGACCTGTGGAGCACCGAGAGCGTGGTGATGTACCGCCATGCTCTGCTGCTTTCCGGCGGGGCGGAGCCGACCGACGAGCAGGCGGCGGCGCTGGTCAAGACGGCGGTCGAGGCCTGCGAGCGCTACTACCAGGCCTTCCAGTTCGTCGTCTGGGCCGGCAAGACGGCCAAGGAGGGCATGGAGGGTGCCATCCTGGAGACGGTCGGCGAAGCCTGA
- the proC gene encoding pyrroline-5-carboxylate reductase, with protein sequence MSNSLPQSLVLIGAGKMGGAMLEGWLRIGMDPAGISIIDPKPSDEMVELAGEKGMRLNPSAKEIPAADVVVLATKPQMLDTAAPAVQAFIHPRTLLISILAGKTLGDLAARLPNAAAIIRAMPNLPASVQRGVTAVAPGKGVSAAQRATADALLGSIGKVEWLNDEGLIDAVTAVSGSGPAYVFHLVECLAAAGAAAGLPADVAERLARATVEGAGELLFQSPLPPGTLRQNVTSPGGTTAAALEVLMADDGLKPLMNKAVAAAKRRAGELSG encoded by the coding sequence ATGTCGAATTCCCTTCCGCAATCGCTCGTCCTGATCGGCGCGGGCAAGATGGGCGGAGCGATGCTGGAGGGCTGGCTGCGCATCGGCATGGACCCGGCCGGCATCAGCATCATCGATCCCAAGCCTTCCGACGAGATGGTCGAGCTCGCTGGCGAGAAGGGGATGCGGCTCAACCCTTCCGCCAAGGAGATTCCCGCGGCCGATGTCGTCGTCCTCGCGACCAAGCCGCAGATGCTGGATACCGCCGCACCGGCCGTCCAGGCTTTCATCCATCCCCGGACGCTGCTGATCTCGATCCTCGCCGGCAAGACGCTGGGCGATCTTGCCGCACGCCTGCCGAACGCCGCCGCGATCATTCGCGCCATGCCGAACCTGCCGGCCTCGGTGCAGCGCGGCGTCACCGCTGTCGCGCCCGGCAAGGGCGTCAGCGCCGCGCAGCGCGCCACCGCCGATGCGCTGCTCGGCAGCATCGGCAAGGTCGAGTGGCTCAACGATGAGGGGCTGATCGACGCCGTCACGGCCGTCTCGGGTTCCGGCCCGGCCTATGTCTTCCATCTGGTCGAATGCCTGGCCGCGGCCGGGGCTGCGGCGGGGCTGCCCGCCGATGTGGCAGAGCGGCTGGCGCGGGCGACGGTGGAGGGCGCGGGCGAGCTGCTGTTCCAGTCGCCGCTGCCGCCGGGAACCCTGCGCCAGAACGTGACCTCGCCGGGTGGCACCACGGCTGCCGCGCTCGAAGTGCTGATGGCGGATGACGGCTTGAAGCCGCTGATGAACAAGGCGGTGGCTGCTGCGAAACGTCGCGCCGGCGAGCTTTCGGGCTGA
- a CDS encoding TetR/AcrR family transcriptional regulator, which yields MVRKPVSTPPAGAEPGPAAKPADPRKRAVDALMKLAAERPWHQIELPDIATEAGLTLAQLRGLFPSKLAMLGGVTRLVDEAVLAGTSEDLAGEPAKERMFDLVMRRLDAMAPYKAGLRKIVPVIRRDPLALAALNRGAINSWRYMLASAGIPTEDALGHLRLQGAVLLMARVSETWLDDDEPELSKTMARLDRELNLASCIMARAEDVHRLTAPFRGLARAICFGRPLKARRRERASERGEDNDDYAPAI from the coding sequence ATGGTCCGCAAACCCGTTTCCACGCCGCCGGCAGGCGCTGAGCCCGGGCCCGCCGCCAAGCCGGCCGATCCGCGCAAGCGCGCCGTCGATGCGCTGATGAAGCTTGCCGCCGAGCGGCCCTGGCATCAGATCGAGCTGCCGGATATCGCCACCGAGGCCGGGCTGACACTGGCGCAGCTGCGCGGGCTCTTCCCCTCCAAGCTCGCCATGCTGGGCGGCGTGACGCGCCTCGTCGACGAGGCGGTTCTGGCCGGCACGTCGGAGGATCTGGCAGGGGAGCCCGCCAAGGAGCGCATGTTCGATCTGGTGATGCGCCGGCTCGACGCGATGGCGCCGTACAAGGCGGGCCTGCGCAAGATCGTGCCCGTCATCCGGCGCGATCCGCTGGCGCTGGCGGCGCTCAACCGCGGCGCGATCAATTCCTGGCGCTACATGCTGGCTTCCGCCGGCATTCCGACCGAGGATGCGCTCGGGCATCTGCGCCTGCAGGGCGCGGTGCTGCTGATGGCGCGGGTGTCCGAAACCTGGCTCGACGATGACGAGCCCGAGCTGTCGAAGACCATGGCACGGCTCGATCGCGAGCTGAATTTGGCCAGCTGCATCATGGCACGAGCGGAGGATGTACATCGCCTGACGGCGCCGTTCAGAGGGCTGGCGCGGGCGATCTGCTTCGGCCGGCCGTTGAAGGCGCGTCGGCGCGAGCGTGCCTCGGAGCGCGGCGAGGACAACGACGACTACGCACCGGCGATCTGA
- a CDS encoding methyl-accepting chemotaxis protein gives MSFFKKLATLSISRSFALIAALAVLIAIGSVGYTLNAARNEMLALKRAEMKNLVEAAATTVKGYLARVEAGELKEDDAKKMAMGALGNARFDDGNYYFLINYDGISVMHANKKIQSTDMKSLKDADGKFFVQEMIALVKAKGEGFLDYGWLKAGDKEPSLKISYVVGIPKWQWVVGSGLHVQNVDATFMSMVAGVAKVLVPLGLLMLGLVVVLSRRATGMLHSLKGSMEGVVSGHLDTAIEHQERSDEIGSMARSLVIFRDAALAKEAMEADKLRAEEEAADHRSAADGERRRNEAERAEHARVQAGVVQALATGLERLSDGDLTYRIEAAFAAEYVKLRDDFNGAIAKLQDAMRQIATNTESMKAGSTEISQAADDLASRTEQQASSVEETATALDELTATVRQTAESARLANQATEQVKTEAEQSTSIVRDAVTAMGGIEKSAQEISQIVGVIDEIAFQTNLLALNASVEAARAGDAGKGFAVVASEVRALAQRSASAAKEIKTLIDASAIEVEKGVALVGQTGGALQRMASEITRVTGLVAEIAGAAQEQASGLQEVNSAVGEMDQATQQNAAMAEQSTAAAHSLSQEADRLSALVARFQLGSDVAGLKAMARTMQAAVAQSAATPAPRAAAPRTASKAYNGSTVAAHKADADARDKGWEEF, from the coding sequence ATGTCTTTCTTCAAGAAGCTTGCGACCCTGTCGATCAGCCGTTCATTCGCCCTGATCGCAGCCCTGGCCGTGCTGATCGCGATCGGCAGTGTCGGCTACACGTTGAATGCCGCCCGCAACGAGATGCTCGCGCTGAAGCGCGCCGAGATGAAGAATCTCGTCGAAGCCGCAGCGACGACGGTGAAAGGCTATCTGGCGCGGGTCGAAGCCGGTGAGCTCAAGGAAGACGATGCCAAGAAGATGGCCATGGGGGCCCTCGGCAATGCGCGCTTTGATGATGGAAACTACTACTTCCTCATCAATTACGACGGCATTAGTGTCATGCATGCCAACAAGAAGATCCAGTCGACGGACATGAAGTCGCTCAAGGACGCGGATGGCAAGTTCTTCGTCCAGGAGATGATCGCGCTGGTGAAGGCGAAGGGCGAAGGCTTCCTCGACTATGGCTGGCTCAAGGCCGGCGACAAGGAGCCTTCCCTCAAGATCTCCTATGTCGTCGGCATTCCGAAGTGGCAGTGGGTGGTCGGTTCCGGCCTTCATGTGCAGAATGTCGATGCCACCTTCATGAGCATGGTCGCGGGCGTCGCCAAGGTGCTCGTGCCGCTCGGCCTTCTCATGCTCGGCCTGGTCGTTGTGCTGAGCCGCCGCGCCACCGGCATGCTGCATTCGCTGAAGGGCTCGATGGAAGGCGTCGTCTCCGGGCATCTCGACACTGCGATCGAGCATCAGGAGCGCTCCGACGAGATCGGCTCGATGGCGCGTTCGCTGGTGATCTTCCGCGATGCGGCCCTCGCCAAGGAGGCGATGGAGGCCGACAAGCTGCGCGCCGAGGAGGAAGCGGCCGACCACCGCAGCGCCGCCGATGGCGAACGCCGCCGCAATGAGGCCGAGCGTGCCGAGCATGCACGCGTCCAGGCCGGCGTGGTGCAGGCTCTCGCCACCGGTCTGGAGCGGCTCTCCGATGGCGACCTGACCTACCGGATCGAAGCGGCCTTCGCCGCCGAGTACGTCAAGCTCAGGGACGACTTCAACGGCGCCATCGCCAAGCTTCAGGACGCGATGCGGCAGATTGCGACCAATACCGAGAGCATGAAGGCGGGCTCGACCGAGATCAGCCAGGCGGCAGACGATCTCGCCAGCCGCACCGAGCAGCAGGCCTCCTCGGTCGAGGAAACCGCGACCGCGCTCGACGAGCTCACCGCCACGGTGCGCCAGACGGCCGAGAGCGCGCGCCTCGCCAACCAGGCGACGGAACAGGTCAAGACCGAGGCGGAGCAGTCGACCAGCATCGTGCGCGACGCGGTGACGGCGATGGGCGGTATCGAGAAATCGGCGCAGGAAATCTCGCAGATCGTCGGCGTGATCGACGAGATCGCCTTCCAGACCAACCTGCTCGCCCTCAACGCCTCGGTCGAGGCGGCACGCGCCGGCGATGCCGGCAAGGGCTTCGCCGTTGTCGCCTCCGAAGTGCGGGCGCTGGCGCAGCGTTCGGCTTCCGCCGCCAAGGAGATCAAGACGCTGATCGACGCTTCGGCGATCGAGGTCGAGAAGGGCGTCGCGCTCGTCGGCCAGACCGGCGGCGCGCTCCAGCGCATGGCTTCCGAGATCACCCGCGTCACCGGTCTCGTCGCCGAGATCGCGGGCGCCGCGCAGGAACAGGCGTCGGGCTTGCAGGAGGTCAACTCCGCCGTCGGCGAGATGGATCAGGCGACGCAGCAGAACGCCGCGATGGCCGAGCAATCCACCGCTGCCGCCCATTCGCTGTCGCAGGAGGCCGACCGCCTGTCAGCGCTGGTCGCACGCTTCCAGCTCGGCAGCGATGTCGCCGGGCTCAAGGCGATGGCGCGGACGATGCAGGCGGCCGTCGCGCAGTCGGCTGCCACACCAGCGCCCCGGGCCGCCGCGCCCCGGACCGCCAGCAAGGCCTATAACGGCAGCACAGTCGCCGCGCACAAGGCCGATGCCGATGCCCGCGACAAGGGCTGGGAGGAATTTTGA
- a CDS encoding tRNA-binding protein, protein MSTSAEPAVPIGFDDFLKVDIRVGTIVEAEPYPEARKPSIKLVIDFGGSIGRKKSSAQITKHYRPEDLPGRQVLAVVNFPPRQIGKFMSEVLTLGIPDAEGEVVLIGPGHGVPDGGRLY, encoded by the coding sequence TTGAGCACTTCTGCTGAACCGGCCGTCCCGATCGGCTTCGACGACTTCCTCAAGGTCGACATCCGTGTCGGCACGATCGTCGAGGCCGAGCCCTATCCCGAAGCGCGCAAGCCCTCGATCAAGCTCGTCATCGATTTCGGCGGCTCCATCGGCCGCAAGAAATCCTCGGCGCAGATCACCAAGCACTACCGGCCCGAGGATCTACCGGGTCGGCAGGTGCTCGCGGTGGTCAACTTCCCGCCGCGCCAGATCGGCAAATTCATGTCGGAGGTGCTGACGCTCGGCATTCCCGATGCCGAGGGCGAGGTCGTGCTGATCGGGCCGGGCCACGGCGTTCCGGATGGCGGAAGGCTGTACTAG
- a CDS encoding pyridoxamine 5'-phosphate oxidase family protein, protein MPPDDPFHAGEHAVQTRAGVAARGAGIRSFMPDQHRIFFGQLPWLFAGVLDGEGWPLATTLTGVPGFVTSPDPTSLSISALPQPGDPAYGAFRPGSPIGLLGLEFETRRRNRANGRVEAVGADGFSVAVAQSFGNCAKYIQARSRAPNGSDPAHQPASLSSLDAAARALIAKADTLFIASAAALETPLGGVDISHRGGRPGFVRIDGDTLTIPDFAGNNYFNTLGNLLEQPRAALLFVDFETGTTLQLQGVAEIVWDGPELSGLEGSQRLWRFHVTRGWRRAHALSLRWSAPEFASTTLQTGLWSAPAALAAS, encoded by the coding sequence ATGCCGCCTGACGACCCCTTCCACGCCGGCGAACACGCCGTGCAGACGCGGGCCGGCGTCGCCGCGCGCGGCGCAGGCATCCGCAGCTTCATGCCGGACCAGCACCGCATCTTCTTCGGCCAGCTTCCCTGGCTCTTCGCCGGTGTGCTCGATGGCGAGGGCTGGCCGCTGGCGACGACGCTCACCGGCGTGCCCGGTTTCGTGACCAGCCCGGACCCGACGAGCCTGTCGATTTCAGCTCTGCCGCAACCCGGCGATCCGGCATACGGCGCGTTCCGGCCGGGCAGCCCCATCGGCCTGCTCGGGCTCGAATTCGAGACCAGGCGCCGCAATCGCGCCAACGGCCGGGTCGAAGCGGTTGGAGCCGATGGTTTTTCAGTGGCCGTGGCCCAGAGCTTCGGCAACTGCGCCAAATACATCCAGGCGCGCAGTCGGGCTCCGAACGGCAGCGACCCCGCCCATCAACCCGCCAGCCTCTCCAGCCTCGATGCGGCGGCTCGGGCGTTGATCGCCAAGGCCGATACGCTCTTCATCGCCAGCGCCGCGGCTCTCGAAACACCGCTGGGAGGCGTCGACATCTCCCATCGCGGCGGCCGGCCGGGCTTCGTGCGGATCGACGGCGATACGCTGACCATCCCGGATTTCGCCGGAAACAACTACTTCAACACGCTCGGAAACCTGCTGGAGCAGCCGCGAGCCGCCCTGCTCTTCGTCGATTTCGAGACGGGCACGACACTGCAATTGCAAGGCGTGGCGGAGATCGTCTGGGACGGGCCGGAGCTTTCCGGGCTGGAGGGCTCGCAGCGCCTGTGGCGCTTCCATGTCACTCGGGGCTGGCGGCGCGCCCATGCGCTGTCCTTGCGCTGGTCGGCACCGGAGTTCGCGTCAACCACATTGCAGACTGGCCTCTGGTCTGCTCCCGCTGCTTTGGCGGCCAGCTAG
- a CDS encoding glutathione S-transferase, whose product MPSTEIVLYGTPLSGHAHRVELLLRALDLPFRFEPAPAEVRQSPAFRKLNPLGQIPVLQDGELTLADSNAIMVYLVRRYAPDSTWLPGDAVGAAHVQRWLSIAAGEVMHGPSVARLITQFGLNDDKARAKRIAARLLAFMEEHLAERDYLAAVHPTIADLACYAYVAHAPEGGISLRPYPAVRRWLARIEALPFFKRIPPSPLPAELDDDAA is encoded by the coding sequence ATGCCATCGACCGAGATCGTCCTCTACGGCACGCCCCTTTCCGGCCACGCCCACCGAGTCGAGCTTTTACTCCGCGCCCTCGACCTGCCCTTCCGCTTCGAGCCGGCACCCGCCGAAGTCCGGCAGAGCCCGGCCTTTCGGAAGCTCAATCCGCTCGGTCAGATTCCCGTCCTGCAGGACGGCGAGCTGACGCTCGCCGACAGCAACGCGATCATGGTCTATCTGGTCAGGCGCTATGCCCCGGACAGCACCTGGCTGCCCGGTGATGCCGTCGGCGCGGCCCATGTTCAGCGCTGGCTTTCGATCGCGGCTGGCGAGGTCATGCATGGCCCTTCCGTTGCGCGGCTGATCACGCAGTTCGGCCTGAACGACGACAAGGCGCGCGCCAAGCGGATCGCGGCACGGCTCCTTGCCTTCATGGAAGAGCATCTGGCGGAGCGCGACTACCTGGCGGCGGTTCACCCGACCATCGCCGATCTGGCCTGCTATGCCTACGTCGCTCACGCGCCGGAGGGCGGCATCTCGCTTCGGCCCTATCCGGCCGTGCGGCGCTGGCTGGCCCGCATCGAAGCCTTGCCGTTCTTCAAGCGGATCCCGCCATCGCCCCTCCCCGCCGAGCTCGACGACGATGCCGCCTGA
- a CDS encoding LysR family transcriptional regulator, with protein sequence MDRIEELAIFVAIVDAGSLAGAARRLRKSRPAVTRALAALEERVGSQLIARTTRRLTPNDTGRELATTARRLLADYEAALGVAAAEPVSGLLRITAPLAFGRRHVTPLVSEFLDRYPQVQVELVLADRNLDLIEEDLQLAVRIGPLPNSGLLMRKVGEVRRILVAAPSYLARCPPLRRPADIAAHETIASVAANQTLNWRFGGGRRGSGVVLTPRFIVNEVESVLIAARAGRGLARVLSYQAADDLAAGTLVRLLPDFEPPPLPVQLVIPGGRQPAPRVRAFIDHAVARLPQLAPIGGDS encoded by the coding sequence GTGGATCGGATCGAGGAACTCGCGATCTTTGTCGCCATCGTCGACGCCGGCAGCCTGGCAGGTGCGGCGCGGCGACTGCGCAAGTCGCGACCGGCTGTAACGCGGGCGCTCGCGGCGCTGGAGGAGCGCGTCGGCTCGCAATTGATCGCTCGGACGACGCGGCGGCTGACGCCGAACGATACGGGCAGGGAACTTGCGACGACAGCCCGGCGGCTCCTGGCCGATTACGAAGCGGCGTTGGGCGTCGCGGCGGCCGAGCCGGTCAGCGGGTTGCTGCGGATCACCGCGCCGCTCGCCTTCGGCAGGCGGCATGTCACGCCTCTGGTGTCCGAGTTCCTCGACCGCTATCCGCAGGTGCAGGTCGAGCTCGTGCTCGCCGACCGGAATCTCGACCTGATCGAGGAGGATCTGCAACTCGCGGTGCGGATCGGGCCGCTGCCGAATTCAGGTCTGCTGATGCGGAAGGTCGGGGAAGTCCGGCGCATCCTCGTTGCGGCGCCGTCCTATCTCGCCCGCTGTCCACCGTTGCGTCGCCCGGCCGATATCGCAGCCCATGAGACGATCGCGAGCGTCGCCGCCAACCAGACGCTGAACTGGCGCTTCGGTGGGGGCCGCCGCGGCAGCGGGGTCGTGCTGACGCCGCGGTTCATCGTCAACGAGGTGGAATCGGTGCTGATCGCGGCGCGCGCCGGGCGGGGGCTTGCGCGGGTGCTCTCCTATCAGGCGGCCGACGATCTGGCTGCGGGAACGCTGGTGCGTCTGCTCCCGGATTTCGAGCCGCCGCCGCTGCCGGTGCAGCTGGTGATACCGGGCGGGCGCCAGCCTGCGCCGCGCGTACGCGCCTTCATCGACCACGCCGTCGCGCGTTTGCCGCAGCTTGCGCCGATCGGCGGGGATTCCTAG
- a CDS encoding alpha/beta hydrolase — protein MRTFWIAAAFLAASFLLSATAARCEDVVDLGGGLFGGGRALLNKPAGKPRAGLVLLTGGDGYIGIGSDGSVERDSNWIVRTRDAYLRSGIASIALDANANPAKAVEYMRALAPRVIVVAMSRGALKVAGTLPARPDGIVFASAMLDQARDMIGDPSRLPPTLIIHHRQDSCRVTLPESAVAFQQWTGGKARLLWIDGGSSTGNPCQARAHHGFIGREGQVVSAISGFAGSLR, from the coding sequence ATGAGGACGTTCTGGATCGCTGCAGCATTCCTGGCAGCCTCCTTTCTCCTTTCCGCAACGGCTGCGCGCTGCGAAGACGTTGTCGATCTCGGCGGAGGTCTTTTCGGCGGCGGCCGCGCGCTCCTGAACAAGCCGGCGGGCAAGCCTCGTGCCGGACTGGTTCTGCTGACCGGCGGCGACGGCTATATCGGCATCGGCTCCGACGGTAGCGTCGAGCGCGACAGCAACTGGATCGTCCGGACTCGCGACGCCTATCTGCGCAGCGGCATCGCCAGCATCGCGCTCGATGCCAACGCCAACCCGGCAAAAGCCGTGGAATACATGCGCGCTCTCGCGCCACGCGTTATCGTCGTGGCGATGAGTCGCGGCGCTCTCAAGGTCGCCGGCACCCTGCCGGCGAGGCCGGACGGCATCGTCTTCGCCTCGGCCATGCTTGATCAGGCGCGGGACATGATCGGCGATCCCTCGCGCCTGCCCCCGACGCTGATCATTCATCACCGCCAGGACAGCTGCCGCGTGACGCTGCCGGAATCGGCCGTGGCCTTTCAACAATGGACAGGCGGCAAGGCGCGATTGCTCTGGATCGACGGTGGTTCCTCGACCGGGAACCCGTGCCAAGCCCGTGCCCATCACGGCTTCATCGGCCGCGAGGGTCAGGTCGTCTCCGCCATATCCGGCTTTGCGGGCTCGCTGCGCTAG
- a CDS encoding ATP-binding protein — protein MLRPVLAWLEMVCGRIGRFLRPALRSIGHPLQIIARYMPKGLYPRALVIVIAPVVLLQSVIAYVFMERHWQLVTQRLSSAVSADIAMLIDVYESYPQDADTTTLSRIAAERLGMDLDIIPDSDLPAPGPRPFFSLLDNALSTELSQQVARPFWLDTVGRSSLIEIRIKLGKDVMRILTRRNSAYASNSHIFLLWMIGTSLILLTIAVLFLRNQIRPILKLADAAEAFGKGRDADFRPRGAREVRRAGNAFIEMKRRVERSIGERTTMLNGVSHDLRTILTRFRLSLALLERSSEIEALEKDIDEMSRMLEDYLAFARGDAGETAVETDIRALLEELKSDAERQGHQTELAVVGDPLVVIRPDAFRRLLTNLVSNAARYGDRIAIRATHDARYLIVMVDDDGPGIPPDQREEVFRPFFRLDEARNVDGGGTGLGLAIARDIARAHGGDIILGDSPLGGLRATVRLPV, from the coding sequence ATGCTGCGTCCTGTCCTCGCCTGGCTCGAAATGGTCTGCGGCCGTATCGGCAGGTTCCTGCGCCCCGCGCTAAGGAGCATCGGCCACCCGCTCCAGATCATCGCGCGCTACATGCCCAAGGGGCTCTATCCCCGCGCGCTCGTCATCGTCATCGCGCCGGTGGTGCTGCTGCAATCGGTGATCGCCTATGTCTTCATGGAGCGGCACTGGCAGCTCGTGACGCAGCGCCTCTCCTCTGCGGTTTCCGCCGACATCGCCATGCTGATCGATGTCTATGAGAGTTACCCGCAGGATGCCGACACCACGACGCTCTCGCGCATCGCCGCCGAGCGGCTCGGCATGGACCTCGACATCATCCCCGATTCCGACCTGCCGGCGCCGGGGCCGCGCCCGTTCTTCTCGCTGCTCGACAATGCGCTTTCGACCGAGCTCAGCCAGCAGGTTGCGCGCCCCTTCTGGCTCGATACGGTCGGCCGCTCCAGCCTGATCGAGATCCGCATCAAGCTCGGCAAGGACGTGATGCGCATCCTGACCCGGCGTAACTCGGCCTATGCTTCGAACAGCCATATCTTCCTGCTCTGGATGATCGGCACCTCGCTGATCCTGCTCACCATCGCGGTGCTGTTCCTGCGCAACCAGATTCGGCCCATCCTCAAGCTCGCCGATGCGGCGGAAGCCTTCGGCAAGGGCCGCGATGCCGATTTCCGCCCGCGCGGCGCCCGCGAGGTCCGACGCGCGGGCAACGCCTTCATCGAGATGAAGCGGCGCGTCGAGCGCTCGATCGGCGAGCGCACGACGATGCTGAACGGCGTCAGCCACGATTTGCGCACCATCCTCACGCGCTTCCGCCTCTCGCTCGCCCTGTTGGAGCGCTCCTCGGAGATCGAGGCGCTCGAGAAGGATATCGACGAGATGAGCCGCATGCTCGAGGATTATCTCGCCTTCGCGCGCGGCGATGCCGGCGAAACCGCCGTCGAGACCGACATCCGCGCCCTGCTGGAGGAGCTGAAATCGGATGCCGAGCGTCAGGGCCACCAGACCGAGCTGGCGGTCGTCGGCGACCCGCTGGTCGTCATCCGCCCGGACGCCTTCCGGCGCCTCCTGACCAATCTCGTCTCCAACGCCGCCCGCTATGGCGATCGCATCGCCATCCGCGCCACGCATGACGCGCGCTATCTCATCGTGATGGTCGACGATGACGGGCCGGGCATTCCGCCCGACCAGCGCGAAGAGGTCTTCCGACCCTTCTTCCGCCTCGACGAAGCCCGCAATGTCGATGGCGGCGGCACGGGCCTCGGCCTTGCGATCGCGCGCGACATCGCCCGCGCCCATGGCGGCGACATCATCCTCGGCGACTCGCCGCTCGGCGGCCTGCGCGCGACGGTGCGCCTGCCGGTCTGA